In Myxococcales bacterium, one genomic interval encodes:
- a CDS encoding indolepyruvate ferredoxin oxidoreductase family protein codes for MEKRENPGRNPNPIELDDKYTLESGSIYLSGIQALVRLPLMQAARDAAANFNTAGFISGYRGSPLGGLDQQLWRAKSLLSERQIRFQPGLNEELAATAVWGSQQVGLHPGARYDGVFGMWYGKAPGVDRACDALRHANAAGTAPLGGVLAIAGDDHACKSSSYPTQSEYAMMHLEIPVLNPSCIQDVLDYGLYGWALSRYSGTWVSLIALTDVMDSSAVVQVGPERVQIRHAKDFTIPELGVHIRNNDVPLEQEARMREAKLPAVLAFARANDLNRVVIETPKPRLTIVTTGKAYTDTRQAFADLGIDERMAADMGIRLIKVGMPWPLDPVTMRSFCAGSEKLLVIEEKRPLMEAQLRDALYGLPDSQRPRIVGKRDEHGMPLLSEIGELSSIEIARAIALQLPAGVSTECVDNYVAQLTAGEAIQLSAPSEVERIPFFCSGCPHNRSTVLPEGSRALVGIGCHYMVKWMDRDSDHFSQMGGEGAAWIGQQDFTDEPHIFANLGDGTYLHSGILAIRAAVAAKVSMTYKLLYNDAVAMTGGQSLDGSLDVPQITRQLAAEGVSEIVVVSENPERFEGEVGLEPGILVEPREQLDAVQKRLREQPGVSVLIYDQGCAAEKRRKRKRGLLDDPKRRVFINERVCEGCSDCSVQSNCLSVEPVETEFGAKRRINQSSCNKDFTCLEGSCPALVQVHGGAIRKRLPADLGFALDDLPAPPIALNAPAEGSVYNIVFAGIGGTGVTTAAALLGMAAHLEGRASGVLDMTGLAQKGGAVVSHLRIADHPNDIHGSRVSGRSTDLLLGCDSVVAGSEAVLSTLHRQRTRSVMNTHVTPTAASVGWVMEDTDLDRHLALVSSVSSRRFDVDATQFAEAALGDSIGSNLLLLGHAFQLGLIPLHLESIERAIDLNGVATEMNRRAFALGRLSAHDPKLLDELCAGEFSPGWGSDTGISFEAFVSRREEDLVVYQNVAYAARYRSWVDLAVLAERERGDGSKRFSEAVARYGYKLMAYKDEYEVARLYSDGGFLERVKAEFEGDLRIELQLAPPLFARRDPETGRLRKRSVGSWMLWLMGGLARLKFLRGTPFDIFARLPERRLERQLVAEYESVVKELSERLSAANYELAVRMASLPDKIRGYDRIKLASAETVAIEGEALMERIRETA; via the coding sequence ATGGAAAAGCGAGAGAATCCGGGGCGTAACCCCAATCCCATCGAGCTCGATGACAAGTACACCCTCGAAAGTGGGTCGATCTACCTGAGCGGAATTCAGGCACTGGTCCGGCTCCCCTTGATGCAGGCCGCCCGGGATGCCGCCGCAAACTTCAATACCGCTGGTTTCATCTCGGGGTATCGCGGCTCTCCCCTCGGTGGACTCGATCAACAGCTCTGGCGGGCCAAGTCCCTGCTCAGCGAAAGACAGATCCGATTCCAGCCCGGTCTGAACGAAGAACTCGCGGCCACCGCAGTTTGGGGCAGTCAGCAAGTGGGGCTGCATCCCGGTGCGCGCTACGACGGGGTTTTCGGCATGTGGTACGGCAAGGCCCCGGGCGTCGATCGCGCCTGCGACGCACTGCGCCACGCGAATGCCGCCGGAACCGCACCGTTGGGCGGCGTGCTCGCAATCGCTGGGGATGACCACGCGTGCAAGTCGTCGTCGTATCCGACCCAGAGCGAATACGCGATGATGCATCTCGAGATTCCGGTGCTCAATCCGTCCTGCATTCAAGATGTGCTCGACTATGGCCTCTACGGTTGGGCGCTCTCGCGCTACTCCGGGACCTGGGTCAGCTTGATCGCACTGACGGACGTGATGGACAGTTCGGCCGTTGTGCAGGTCGGGCCGGAGCGCGTTCAGATTCGACACGCGAAAGACTTCACCATTCCCGAGCTTGGGGTTCACATTCGCAACAACGATGTGCCCCTCGAGCAGGAGGCGCGGATGCGCGAAGCCAAGCTTCCGGCGGTGCTGGCTTTTGCCCGGGCGAATGATTTGAATCGGGTGGTGATCGAAACGCCGAAGCCGCGCCTCACGATCGTGACGACTGGCAAGGCGTACACCGACACTCGGCAGGCTTTTGCCGACCTCGGAATCGACGAGCGGATGGCAGCGGATATGGGCATTCGCCTGATCAAGGTCGGGATGCCCTGGCCCCTGGATCCGGTGACGATGCGCAGTTTCTGTGCGGGAAGTGAAAAGCTGTTGGTGATCGAAGAAAAACGCCCGTTGATGGAGGCGCAGTTGCGAGACGCGCTCTATGGGTTGCCCGATTCGCAGCGTCCGCGGATCGTGGGTAAGCGCGACGAACACGGGATGCCGTTGCTCTCCGAAATCGGCGAGCTCAGTTCGATCGAAATCGCCCGTGCGATCGCCCTGCAATTGCCCGCTGGTGTTTCGACAGAATGTGTCGATAACTACGTTGCACAACTGACCGCCGGCGAGGCCATTCAACTCTCCGCGCCGAGCGAAGTCGAGCGCATCCCCTTCTTTTGTTCCGGATGCCCACACAATCGCTCCACCGTTCTGCCCGAGGGCAGCCGTGCGCTGGTGGGGATTGGCTGTCACTACATGGTGAAGTGGATGGACCGCGATTCGGACCACTTCTCGCAAATGGGTGGTGAAGGTGCCGCCTGGATCGGTCAGCAGGACTTCACCGACGAGCCCCACATCTTTGCCAACCTGGGTGACGGGACTTATCTCCACTCCGGCATCTTGGCGATTCGCGCTGCGGTCGCGGCCAAAGTGTCGATGACCTACAAGCTCTTGTACAACGATGCCGTCGCGATGACCGGGGGCCAGTCCCTCGATGGCTCCCTCGACGTTCCCCAGATCACACGCCAACTGGCGGCGGAGGGCGTGTCGGAGATTGTCGTCGTGTCGGAGAATCCTGAGCGGTTCGAGGGCGAAGTGGGGCTCGAGCCCGGGATCCTCGTCGAACCGCGCGAGCAACTCGACGCCGTGCAAAAACGGCTGCGCGAGCAACCGGGCGTTTCGGTCTTGATCTACGACCAGGGCTGCGCGGCAGAAAAACGTCGCAAACGAAAGCGCGGACTGCTCGACGATCCAAAGCGACGCGTATTCATCAACGAGCGCGTGTGCGAGGGGTGCAGCGACTGCAGCGTGCAGTCCAATTGCCTTTCGGTCGAGCCCGTCGAAACTGAGTTCGGCGCCAAGCGGCGGATCAACCAGTCTTCCTGCAACAAGGACTTCACCTGTCTCGAAGGCTCGTGTCCCGCACTCGTGCAGGTTCACGGCGGAGCGATTCGCAAGCGACTGCCCGCAGATCTGGGCTTTGCCCTCGATGACCTGCCCGCGCCCCCAATCGCCCTGAACGCTCCGGCCGAAGGCTCCGTGTACAACATCGTCTTCGCCGGCATCGGCGGCACCGGGGTCACGACGGCCGCCGCACTGCTCGGGATGGCGGCTCACCTTGAAGGTCGCGCGAGCGGCGTTCTCGATATGACCGGGCTCGCCCAGAAGGGCGGGGCGGTCGTTTCTCACCTTCGCATCGCAGACCACCCGAACGATATTCACGGCTCCCGGGTGAGCGGGCGCTCCACCGATCTTCTGCTCGGTTGCGACTCGGTCGTCGCCGGGAGCGAGGCTGTCCTGAGTACCTTGCACCGACAGCGTACGCGCTCTGTGATGAATACCCACGTGACGCCGACGGCGGCGTCGGTGGGATGGGTGATGGAAGACACCGACCTCGATCGGCACCTCGCGTTGGTGAGCAGCGTGAGCAGTCGACGCTTCGACGTTGATGCGACGCAGTTTGCGGAAGCCGCTCTGGGTGATTCCATCGGCAGCAATCTGTTGTTGCTCGGACACGCATTTCAGTTGGGCCTGATTCCCTTGCATCTCGAATCGATCGAGCGTGCGATTGATCTCAATGGTGTTGCGACCGAGATGAACCGCCGGGCTTTCGCCCTGGGGCGCCTTTCGGCCCACGACCCGAAGTTGCTCGACGAGTTGTGCGCGGGCGAGTTCTCTCCGGGTTGGGGTTCGGACACGGGGATTAGCTTCGAAGCCTTCGTCTCCCGCCGCGAGGAAGATCTCGTGGTGTATCAGAATGTGGCCTATGCGGCGCGCTACCGGTCGTGGGTCGACCTGGCGGTTCTGGCCGAGCGCGAGCGAGGGGACGGGAGCAAGCGGTTCTCCGAGGCCGTGGCGCGATATGGATACAAGTTGATGGCGTACAAAGACGAGTACGAGGTCGCGCGGCTGTACTCGGACGGCGGATTCCTCGAGCGCGTGAAGGCAGAGTTCGAGGGGGATCTCCGAATCGAACTGCAATTGGCGCCGCCATTGTTTGCGCGGCGGGATCCGGAAACTGGGCGCTTGCGCAAGCGCTCGGTGGGGTCGTGGATGCTGTGGCTGATGGGGGGTCTGGCCAGGTTGAAGTTCTTGCGCGGAACGCCCTTCGACATCTTTGCCCGGCTGCCCGAGCGACGCCTGGAACGTCAGCTTGTCGCCGAATACGAGTCTGTCGTCAAAGAACTTTCGGAGAGACTCTCGGCTGCCAACTACGAGCTTGCGGTTCGCATGGCGAGCTTGCCCGACAAAATTCGGGGTTACGACCGCATCAAGCTCGCGAGTGCCGAAACGGTGGCCATCGAAGGGGAAGCCCTGATGGAAAGAATTCGGGAAACTGCCTGA
- a CDS encoding HupE/UreJ family protein encodes MIRRYSVGAAINFILLPLAFAIGLIACASGAQAHTKSISYSSWHFGPEGASVRVRITRLELTRLGLGVEMDADEARIANYLRSRLQLFSAGQACKAQTPIRMRAPEGWMHFEWRLVCDVAGEQRIQSAILLAEAPSHLHFARVHASGFATRERVLSERDPSWNLEPLSGSGASGPVGTSISGYLAIGVEHILSGWDHLAFVFALLLLAGSVGEVARLVTGFTLAHSVTLALAVLGILNPETAPIEALIGFSVALVATENAWLLAGGGWSIPLVAVSGLLLMAGFAFFGIGLVSWLTLLGISIFAACHFGLLATVRNPRLLRVAVAFAFGLIHGFGFAGILREMSLPSDRLVQALFGFNLGVELGQLAIVLLVWPALHALARWNGGRLHTRLAELGSAAICGLGVFWFVTRSFA; translated from the coding sequence GTGATTCGAAGGTATTCTGTAGGCGCTGCCATCAATTTCATTCTGCTTCCCCTCGCGTTCGCGATCGGTCTGATCGCGTGCGCTTCCGGTGCCCAAGCCCATACCAAGAGCATCTCCTATTCGAGCTGGCACTTCGGGCCTGAGGGCGCGAGTGTGCGTGTGCGCATTACGCGGCTCGAACTGACGCGACTCGGGCTGGGGGTCGAGATGGATGCGGACGAAGCCCGGATCGCGAACTATCTCCGGAGTCGGCTCCAGTTGTTTTCGGCGGGGCAAGCCTGCAAGGCCCAGACTCCGATTCGGATGAGGGCGCCCGAAGGTTGGATGCATTTCGAATGGCGTCTGGTTTGCGACGTTGCCGGCGAGCAGAGAATCCAAAGCGCGATCTTGCTCGCCGAAGCTCCGAGTCATCTCCACTTTGCGCGAGTTCACGCCAGTGGGTTCGCGACCCGGGAGCGCGTGCTGAGCGAGCGCGATCCGAGTTGGAATCTGGAACCCTTGTCCGGCAGCGGAGCTTCAGGGCCTGTGGGCACCTCAATCTCGGGCTATCTCGCAATTGGCGTCGAACACATTTTGTCCGGTTGGGATCATCTAGCCTTTGTCTTTGCGCTGCTGTTGCTCGCCGGAAGCGTGGGAGAAGTCGCGCGACTCGTGACCGGCTTCACCCTGGCGCACAGCGTCACCCTGGCGCTGGCTGTGCTGGGAATCCTCAACCCGGAAACAGCGCCGATCGAAGCCCTGATCGGGTTTTCGGTTGCCCTCGTGGCCACCGAGAACGCGTGGTTGTTGGCCGGCGGCGGTTGGTCCATTCCACTGGTCGCGGTCAGCGGGCTGCTGTTGATGGCCGGGTTCGCGTTTTTTGGCATTGGGCTCGTGTCCTGGCTGACGTTGCTGGGCATCTCGATCTTTGCGGCCTGTCATTTTGGATTGCTTGCGACGGTTCGAAATCCGCGCCTGTTGCGGGTCGCGGTGGCCTTCGCGTTTGGCTTGATCCACGGCTTTGGATTTGCGGGAATCCTGCGAGAGATGTCCCTGCCCAGCGACAGGCTGGTTCAGGCGCTGTTCGGCTTCAATCTCGGTGTCGAACTCGGCCAGCTCGCAATCGTGCTGTTGGTCTGGCCCGCGCTCCACGCCCTCGCGCGGTGGAACGGGGGACGCTTGCACACACGGCTGGCCGAGCTTGGCTCGGCGGCGATCTGCGGACTCGGGGTCTTTTGGTTTGTGACGCGAAGCTTTGCTTGA
- the msrA gene encoding peptide-methionine (S)-S-oxide reductase MsrA, whose protein sequence is MSFLSRTPALPTPEQALKGRDEPMPVHGVHAVNGNPTLPPFEGMEQIIFGMGCFWGAERMFWQADGVHTTAVGYAAGLTPNPTYEEVCSGRTGHNEVVLVAFDAQKTSLETLLAIFWEGHDPTQGMRQGNDTGTQYRSGIYATSEVQKRAAENSRDVFQALLSDAGQGAITTEILDAPEFFYAEDYHQQYLAKNPNGYCGLGGTGFSYPVS, encoded by the coding sequence ATGTCTTTTCTGAGTAGAACCCCCGCGCTGCCGACCCCCGAACAAGCGTTGAAGGGACGCGACGAACCCATGCCCGTGCACGGAGTTCACGCGGTCAACGGCAACCCGACGCTGCCTCCCTTCGAGGGGATGGAGCAAATCATTTTCGGTATGGGATGCTTTTGGGGCGCGGAACGCATGTTCTGGCAGGCCGACGGAGTGCACACGACCGCAGTGGGTTACGCGGCGGGACTGACCCCCAACCCAACTTACGAGGAAGTCTGTAGCGGCAGGACCGGGCACAATGAAGTCGTGTTGGTGGCCTTCGATGCGCAGAAGACGAGCCTCGAAACGCTGCTCGCGATTTTTTGGGAGGGTCACGACCCGACCCAGGGAATGCGCCAGGGCAACGACACGGGCACCCAGTACCGGTCGGGGATCTATGCGACATCCGAGGTGCAGAAGCGGGCGGCCGAGAACAGCCGCGACGTTTTCCAGGCCCTCTTGAGCGATGCAGGCCAGGGAGCCATTACCACCGAAATCCTCGACGCACCCGAGTTCTTCTACGCCGAGGACTACCACCAGCAGTATCTAGCCAAAAATCCGAACGGCTATTGCGGGTTGGGGGGCACGGGCTTTTCATATCCCGTTTCGTAG
- a CDS encoding TonB-dependent receptor — MRTIPELLRLVPGVQVAQLSSSQYAISVRGFNGNFSDKLLVLIDGRSVYTPLFAGVFWDVQDLPLANIDRIEVIRGQGGTVWGANAVNGVINIVTKSAADTPGWHVETGVGSYEKPGAGVVQYGGSLAKDVHFRVYLKHFDRERFKLGKNNQEGSIPPHDAWDQVRTGFRLDAKVGKSGEFTLQGDLYKGSDDGTVAGSEGSFKLGGGNLLSRYTHKFSDTHNASVQFYYDRTDRNSNILNYELDTFDLELKHQIAPFPWLDLVWGGEYRHRSDSSQTSNPAAFTPVPSLGLFDVLTITPPSRNFDLLSGFVQAEARTWEDKLRFTLGTKLEDNDMSGFEIQPSLRFAFIPNETMTVWGSVSRAVHTPSRARDDASTINIVENPLLGDSRFIATQNSGTRNLEAENLMAYEAGVRLQPTDWIHLDLAAYYNDYNDLNISDVASVPVNLSAAMTGTVPITVINRIYTNHGSGVAWGFEFFARVQVLEDHAIVKKWWIDATYSYIDVDADRDAGNHIGNLLDGEGNPIGRDEEQDRGRTESHHTIGLRSHMNFPYDVEFDTAYWYVSKVAMVGKQKVAGYHRFDLRTAWRPSENVEVSFTVENLFDAGHDEWNSELFISGTKIPRAFYTKIVLNF, encoded by the coding sequence ATGCGCACCATCCCCGAACTGTTGCGATTGGTTCCAGGCGTGCAGGTTGCACAGCTCTCATCGAGCCAATACGCGATCTCCGTGCGCGGATTCAACGGAAACTTCTCGGACAAACTCCTCGTGTTGATCGATGGGCGCAGCGTCTACACGCCCCTGTTCGCGGGCGTGTTTTGGGACGTGCAAGATCTCCCCCTCGCAAATATTGATCGCATCGAGGTCATTCGGGGGCAGGGGGGAACGGTCTGGGGTGCCAACGCGGTCAACGGCGTGATCAACATTGTGACCAAGTCCGCGGCAGATACCCCGGGCTGGCACGTTGAGACCGGTGTTGGCAGCTACGAGAAACCGGGGGCGGGCGTCGTTCAATACGGAGGGAGCCTCGCCAAAGACGTGCACTTTCGCGTCTACCTCAAGCACTTCGACCGCGAACGTTTCAAGCTCGGAAAGAACAACCAGGAAGGAAGCATCCCCCCACACGACGCCTGGGATCAGGTTCGCACGGGTTTTCGACTGGATGCCAAGGTTGGCAAATCCGGCGAATTCACCCTACAAGGCGATCTGTACAAAGGATCCGATGACGGCACCGTGGCGGGTTCCGAGGGCAGCTTCAAGCTTGGAGGCGGAAACTTGCTCAGCCGCTACACACACAAGTTTTCGGACACTCATAACGCATCGGTACAGTTCTACTACGACCGAACTGATCGAAACTCCAACATCCTGAATTATGAACTCGATACCTTCGACCTCGAACTCAAGCACCAGATCGCTCCGTTTCCCTGGCTCGATCTCGTTTGGGGCGGAGAGTACCGGCATCGCAGTGACAGTTCACAGACATCGAATCCAGCAGCCTTCACACCGGTTCCCTCGTTGGGGCTCTTCGATGTCTTGACGATTACCCCACCCAGCAGAAACTTCGATTTACTCAGCGGCTTTGTCCAGGCTGAAGCGCGTACTTGGGAAGACAAGCTCCGATTCACCTTGGGAACCAAGCTCGAAGACAACGACATGTCTGGTTTCGAAATCCAACCCAGCCTCCGGTTCGCTTTCATTCCCAATGAAACGATGACCGTCTGGGGATCGGTGTCGAGAGCGGTGCACACCCCAAGTCGCGCTCGCGACGACGCCAGCACAATCAATATTGTCGAAAACCCCTTGTTGGGCGATTCCCGATTTATCGCAACCCAGAACTCGGGAACCCGCAACCTCGAGGCGGAAAACCTGATGGCCTACGAAGCAGGCGTTCGATTGCAGCCAACTGATTGGATCCATCTGGACCTGGCTGCGTACTACAATGACTACAACGATCTGAATATTTCCGACGTTGCCAGCGTCCCAGTCAATCTTTCCGCGGCGATGACCGGAACCGTCCCAATCACCGTAATCAATCGCATCTACACGAACCACGGCAGCGGCGTTGCCTGGGGTTTTGAGTTCTTCGCCCGGGTTCAAGTACTCGAGGATCATGCAATCGTGAAGAAGTGGTGGATCGACGCAACCTACAGCTACATCGATGTAGATGCGGATCGCGATGCGGGAAACCACATCGGCAATCTATTGGACGGAGAAGGAAACCCGATCGGCAGAGACGAAGAACAGGACAGAGGCCGCACGGAATCTCACCACACCATAGGCCTGCGCTCACACATGAACTTCCCCTACGACGTCGAGTTCGACACCGCCTATTGGTATGTAAGCAAAGTCGCAATGGTTGGTAAACAAAAGGTCGCTGGGTACCACCGTTTCGACCTGCGCACCGCTTGGCGGCCGAGCGAAAACGTCGAGGTTTCGTTCACGGTGGAGAATCTGTTCGACGCCGGGCACGACGAGTGGAACTCGGAACTCTTCATTTCCGGTACCAAAATCCCGCGCGCCTTCTACACCAAAATCGTTCTGAATTTCTAG
- a CDS encoding LLM class F420-dependent oxidoreductase, whose protein sequence is MKLGVQLGYWGAQPSPNAIETAQQAEQLGFDSVWTAEAWGSDAFTPLAWIGAHTSKIRLGTSVVQLSARTPTATAMAALTLDHLSGGRMILGLGVSGPQVVEGWYGQPFSKPLSRTREYIGIIRQVLAREDPVSSDGPHYPLPYKGEGSWNLGKSLRSITHPLRADLPIFMGAEGPKNVALAAEIADGWLPLYTNPFRPEIYADSLKNVKPDFEISQFVMVNVDEDLEQALAPVKAMLGFYIGGMGAKGKNFHLDLMSRMGYGQEAHEIQELFADGKRPEAIAAVPDAFADEISLCGSRDRIKERLEVWKKSPVTSLLLANHDVDAMRMMAEFLL, encoded by the coding sequence CTGAAGCTCGGAGTCCAACTCGGTTACTGGGGCGCGCAGCCGTCGCCCAACGCGATTGAAACCGCCCAGCAAGCCGAGCAACTCGGCTTCGATTCAGTCTGGACCGCAGAGGCCTGGGGTTCGGACGCCTTCACCCCGCTCGCCTGGATTGGTGCCCACACCTCAAAGATCCGCCTCGGAACCTCCGTCGTACAGTTGTCCGCCCGCACGCCCACCGCCACCGCAATGGCGGCACTCACCCTCGACCACCTTTCCGGCGGTCGCATGATTCTCGGCCTAGGCGTCTCTGGACCCCAGGTGGTTGAGGGTTGGTATGGACAACCCTTCAGCAAGCCCCTCTCTCGAACCCGCGAATATATTGGGATCATCCGTCAAGTACTGGCGCGAGAAGATCCGGTGTCGAGCGACGGACCTCATTATCCCCTGCCCTACAAGGGCGAGGGGTCGTGGAATCTGGGCAAGTCCCTGCGCTCGATCACCCATCCTCTGCGCGCCGACTTGCCAATCTTCATGGGCGCAGAAGGTCCAAAGAACGTGGCGCTGGCCGCCGAGATCGCCGACGGCTGGCTGCCGCTGTACACCAACCCGTTCCGACCCGAGATCTATGCAGACTCTCTGAAGAACGTGAAACCCGACTTCGAGATTTCGCAGTTCGTCATGGTGAACGTCGACGAAGATCTCGAACAAGCGTTGGCGCCAGTCAAAGCCATGCTCGGTTTCTATATTGGCGGGATGGGGGCCAAGGGCAAAAACTTCCACCTGGATTTGATGAGCCGCATGGGATACGGGCAAGAGGCCCACGAGATCCAGGAACTCTTCGCTGACGGAAAACGGCCCGAGGCCATTGCCGCGGTGCCAGACGCCTTTGCGGACGAGATCTCGCTCTGTGGTTCGAGGGATCGAATCAAGGAACGGCTCGAGGTCTGGAAGAAAAGTCCCGTGACGAGCCTGCTGCTCGCAAACCACGACGTGGATGCGATGCGGATGATGGCGGAGTTCTTGCTCTAG
- a CDS encoding NAD-dependent deacetylase, whose product MPEIDSPTGPEAAPASQESIALARQLIRQANRIMVLTGAGISTDSGIPDFRGPEGLWTKNPAAEKMATLQNYMAEPEVRVASWQAKLESDFGRREPNAGHLALVELERQGRLDTLITQNIDGLHHKAGSTVDRIVEIHGTVREVMCMQCEDRGPMELALERVRRGEEDPACLKCGGILKAATISFGQGLVEEDLQRSEQAASSCDLAIAIGSTLSVYPINNVIPLAKSEGARVIIINGGPTEMDDIADLVLRGSISDLLPALVADLGAYPSP is encoded by the coding sequence ATGCCAGAGATCGACTCCCCCACAGGCCCTGAGGCCGCCCCCGCATCCCAAGAATCGATCGCGCTCGCCCGGCAGCTCATCCGCCAGGCCAACCGCATCATGGTGCTCACCGGGGCGGGGATTTCGACCGACTCGGGCATCCCCGATTTTCGCGGACCCGAGGGTCTGTGGACGAAGAACCCCGCTGCGGAAAAGATGGCGACCTTGCAGAACTACATGGCCGAACCCGAGGTGCGCGTCGCGTCGTGGCAGGCCAAGCTCGAATCCGATTTTGGCCGACGTGAGCCCAATGCGGGGCATCTCGCCCTGGTCGAACTCGAGCGTCAAGGTCGACTCGACACTTTGATCACCCAGAACATTGACGGGTTGCACCACAAAGCGGGTAGTACCGTCGATCGCATCGTCGAAATTCACGGCACGGTTCGCGAGGTCATGTGTATGCAATGTGAGGATCGCGGACCGATGGAACTCGCGCTCGAGCGAGTCCGAAGAGGAGAAGAGGATCCGGCCTGCCTGAAGTGTGGCGGCATCCTCAAGGCGGCAACGATTTCGTTCGGTCAGGGACTCGTGGAAGAAGACCTGCAACGAAGTGAGCAGGCGGCATCGAGTTGCGATCTCGCCATCGCCATCGGCTCGACACTCTCTGTGTATCCGATCAACAATGTCATCCCCCTCGCCAAGAGCGAGGGGGCGCGAGTCATCATCATCAACGGCGGTCCCACTGAGATGGACGACATTGCCGATCTTGTACTGCGAGGGAGCATCAGCGATTTGCTTCCCGCTCTGGTTGCCGATCTCGGGGCGTATCCATCGCCTTAG
- a CDS encoding Na+/H+ antiporter subunit E, whose protein sequence is MQALVLFIHLAIFWLLWSGHYQPVMLAYGALSCALVVAACVRTGLVDRESLPYHMFFRSWVYLPWLLFEIVKSNIDVAKIILNPMLPMRPHILRTKASQQTDVGRVIFANSITLTPGTITLAVREGEMVVHALSDEFAAGLETGEMNQRVCVLEGRG, encoded by the coding sequence ATGCAGGCGCTCGTTCTCTTCATACATCTGGCGATATTCTGGCTGCTTTGGTCCGGCCACTACCAGCCCGTCATGTTGGCCTACGGCGCGCTTTCTTGCGCCTTGGTCGTGGCCGCGTGTGTGCGCACCGGACTGGTCGATCGAGAGAGCCTTCCCTACCACATGTTCTTTCGTTCCTGGGTCTACCTGCCCTGGCTGTTGTTCGAGATCGTAAAGTCGAACATTGATGTGGCAAAGATCATCCTGAATCCGATGCTCCCGATGCGCCCACATATTCTTCGTACCAAGGCCTCCCAGCAGACCGACGTGGGACGCGTAATCTTTGCCAACTCGATCACCCTCACGCCGGGCACCATCACCCTGGCGGTGCGCGAGGGCGAGATGGTCGTCCACGCACTCTCCGACGAATTTGCGGCGGGACTCGAGACCGGTGAGATGAACCAGCGGGTCTGTGTGCTGGAGGGTCGGGGCTAG
- a CDS encoding pH regulation protein F yields MLMALVRAFRGPTVFDRVQAVNMMGTKTVLLIAVSGFLTGRPEWLDLAILYALMNFIGMLALLRFSRFGSLAGEGEDQS; encoded by the coding sequence ATGTTGATGGCCCTGGTCCGCGCCTTTCGCGGCCCGACCGTGTTTGATCGCGTGCAGGCGGTCAACATGATGGGGACCAAGACGGTGCTGCTGATCGCGGTCAGCGGGTTCCTGACCGGTCGTCCGGAGTGGCTCGATCTCGCCATTCTCTACGCGCTGATGAACTTCATCGGCATGCTGGCCCTGTTGCGCTTCAGTCGCTTCGGGAGTCTCGCAGGCGAGGGGGAGGACCAGTCGTGA
- a CDS encoding monovalent cation/H(+) antiporter subunit G yields MSADPSVFVASALDLVSWICLVIGSLFCLIGGIGMLRMPDFYTRGHAAGVTDTLGAGLILLGLMFQAGFGLVAVKLAMVLFFLFVTSPTSTHALFKSAYAKGLRWDLSRDAAHATQSNETAGGTRDGSG; encoded by the coding sequence GTGAGCGCCGATCCGAGCGTGTTCGTCGCAAGCGCCCTCGATCTCGTCAGTTGGATCTGCCTGGTGATCGGCTCGCTGTTCTGCTTGATCGGTGGAATCGGCATGCTGCGCATGCCCGATTTTTATACGCGGGGGCACGCGGCCGGGGTGACCGACACCCTCGGAGCCGGGTTGATCCTGCTGGGTTTGATGTTTCAGGCGGGCTTTGGCCTGGTTGCGGTGAAACTTGCGATGGTGCTCTTCTTCCTCTTCGTCACGAGCCCGACCTCGACCCACGCGCTGTTCAAATCCGCCTACGCCAAAGGATTGCGTTGGGATCTGTCACGAGACGCGGCGCACGCAACGCAATCGAACGAGACAGCGGGAGGCACCCGTGACGGTTCCGGTTGA